From Primulina huaijiensis isolate GDHJ02 chromosome 15, ASM1229523v2, whole genome shotgun sequence, one genomic window encodes:
- the LOC140958537 gene encoding putative RING-H2 finger protein ATL21B, translating into MDATKALLFFLFKFLFVEYSFAQLCSDSSCRIGEPMIRFPFQLQNLQHKSCGYPGFNLSCDVSNQTVLELPNSGQFTVQGIDYQMQHIWLNDPDSCLPKRLLTLNLSGSPFSGYFYQNFAFFNCTFDYTKYKLNPIGCLSGQSYTVFASSSVRTISFLASRCNLISSVAVPVQWTFSEPVATSDLSEDILLSWGTPQCWRCESRGGRCGLKTNSSSDTECSHVSRRGLPRGARYAIIAGAGVPALLFLVGFLCCLCSKVKRFTRRHLPIVDSASSAAVAPQILITTGGLDSSTIQSYPKTILGESRRLPNPNDSICSICLSEYKPKDTLRSIPECQHSFHADCVDQWLRLKASCPVCRNSPNSKCTSIDIQDS; encoded by the exons ATGGACGCCACCAAAGCCCTCCTCTTCTTTCTCTTCAAATTTCTATTCGTCGAATATTCATTTGCTCAACTCTGTTCTGATTCCTCCTGCCGTATCGGAGAACCCATGATCCGGTTCCCGTTCCAGCTCCAAAACCTTCAACACAAATCATGCGGCTACCCTGGCTTCAATCTTTCATGCGACGTATCAAATCAAACAGTTCTCGAGCTCCCAAACTCAGGCCAATTCACAGTCCAAGGTATAGACTACCAAATGCAACACATATGGCTCAACGATCCCGACAGCTGCCTCCCCAAACGCCTCCTTACATTGAACCTTTCCGGGTCGCCGTTTTCTGGCTATTTCTATCAGAATTTCGCCTTCTTTAATTGCACGTTCGATTACACCAAGTATAAGCTCAACCCTATTGGATGTTTGAGCGGTCAGAGTTACACGGTTTTCGCCTCGTCTTCTGTGAGAACTATTTCATTCTTGGCATCAAGGTGCAACCTGATATCTTCGGTGGCTGTACCGGTTCAGTGGACGTTTTCTGAACCAGTGGCGACGTCGGATCTTAGTGAAGATATCTTGCTCAGTTGGGGCACCCCGCAGTGCTGGCGGTGCGAGTCCAGAGGTGGACGGTGTGGGCTGAAGACCAACTCCAGTTCGGATACTGAATGCAGTCATGTTTCTCGCCGCG GACTTCCAAGAGGTGCGCGTTACGCTATAATTGCTGGGGCCGGCGTGCCTGCACTCCTTTTCCTAGTGGGATTTCTGTGCTGCCTTTGCAGCAAGGTGAAGCGCTTCACCAGGCGGCACCTGCCGATTGTAGACTCTGCCAGCTCTGCTGCTGTAGCGCCACAAATTCTAATCACCACGGGTGGGCTTGACAGTTCGACCATTCAATCATACCCTAAAACGATCTTAGGGGAGAGCCGACGTTTGCCTAACCCCAACGACAGCATTTGCTCAATTTGCTTATCCGAGTACAAGCCTAAGGACACACTGAGAAGTATACCAGAGTGTCAGCATTCCTTTCATGCAGATTGTGTAGATCAATGGCTGAGGTTAAAAGCTTCGTGCCCCGTTTGCAGGAATTCTCCCAATTCCAAATGCACGTCCATAGATATTCAAGATTCTTGa